The Rhopalosiphum maidis isolate BTI-1 chromosome 1, ASM367621v3, whole genome shotgun sequence genome has a segment encoding these proteins:
- the LOC113550673 gene encoding membrane-bound alkaline phosphatase-like, whose amino-acid sequence MWTFVVCVLACALQVSAATSVQESDSKYWIENGKRMLEEKSKLQLRTNKAKNVIMFLGDGMSLTTLTAARIYKGQLQNISGESEHLSFEQFPFTGISKTYCVDSQVADSACTATAYLCGVKTNKATIGVTSKVLLGDCPASVPEEHRVTSIMQWAQWAGKATGIVTTTRVTHASPAGGYAQTAHRDWESDEDMIKESSGKTNLTQCEDIALQLITKEPGRNFKVIMGGGRDNFMKKEVNSTGKRNDEDLVLNWKNDKKTRFADKVAKYITNREELMKTDMSKTDFVLGLFHRSHMDYRLKSNFVTQPTLQEMTRNAIQLLQKEPNGYVLFVEGGLIDKAHHETWARVALDETLEFSKAVADAVALTSEDDTLIVVTSDHAHTMSMAGYPKRNANILGLTNELAMDNMTYTTLSYANGPKKSFTNDSTCHRVNVTSEDIKKLDYTYPSLVDLSSETHGGDDVMVFARGPMSHLFTGNYEQNQIALGMAMAAGISTNPPTSSSSSSVNTPFFFAGHTVLAVLLLGLIGISQSSL is encoded by the exons ATGTGGACATTCGTCGTGTGTGTTTTGGCTTGTGCGCTACAGGTGTCTGCAGCTACCTCTGTTCAGGAATCAG atTCTAAATATTGGATTGAAAATGGAAAACGAATGTTGGAAGAAAAGTCGAAATTACAATTACGAACAAACAAGgcgaaaaatgttataatgttcCTAGGAGACGGTATGTCATTAACCACGTTGACGGCTGCTCGGATATATAAAGGTCAGTTGCAGAACATATCAGGCGAAAGTGAACACTTGAGTTTTGAACAGTTTCCGTTCACCGGaatatcaaaa ACGTATTGCGTTGACAGTCAAGTGGCTGATTCAGCGTGTACCGCTACAGCATATTTGTGTGGTGTCAAGACCAACAAAGCTACAATTGGAGTAACATCTAAAGTACTCTTAGGAGACTGTCCGGCATCGGTGCCTGAAGAGCACCGCGTGACTTCCATAATGCAATGGGCGCAATGGGCTGGCAAGGCAACCGGAATTGTTACCACGACCCGAGTTACTCACGCGTCTCCGGCAGGGGGTTACGCACAAACCGCGCATCGCGACTGGGAATCTGATGAAgatatgataaaagaatccaGTGGTAAAACCAATCTCACACAGTGTGAAGACATAGCTTTACAACTAATAACAAAAGAACCTGGTAGAAACTTCAAG GTTATCATGGGTGGTGGTCGCGACAATTTTATGAAGAAGGAGGTGAATTCTACGGGAAAACGTAATGACGAAGACTTAGTACTTAATTGGAAGAATGACAAGAAAACTCGATTTGCTGATAAGGTTGCTAAGTACATAACGAACAGGGAGGAACTAATGAAAACGGATATGTCTAAAACCGATTTTGTGTTAG GTCTTTTTCACCGGAGTCACATGGACTACagattaaaatctaattttgtgACGCAGCCCACGTTACAAGAAATGACCAGAAATGCTATTCAGCTGCTCCAGAAAGAACCAAATGGCTACGTTCTTTTTGTAGAAGGTGGCCTCATCGACAAAGCTCATCACGAAACGTGGGCGAGAGTTGCGCTCGATGAAACATTAGAATTTTCCAAAGCCGTGGCGGACGCTGTGGCGTTGACAAGTGAAGATGACACATTAATCGTGGTAACTTCAGACCATGCGCATACCATGTCAATGGCTGGTTATCCTAAACGAAACGCTAATATTCTTGGTTTAACAAATGAACTTGCCATGGATAATATGACGTACACAACTCTGAGCTACGCCAATGGTCCAAAAAAGTCCTTCACAAATGATAGCACATGCCATAGGGTCAACGTGACTAGCGaagatataa aaaaattggaCTATACATATCCAAGTCTGGTTGATTTATCTAGTGAGACTCACGGAGGAGATGACGTTATGGTATTTGCAAGGGGTCCTATGTCTCATTTATTCACCGGAAACTATGAGCAAAATCAAATTGCTCTTGGTATGGCAATGGCTGCTGGTATTTCCACCAATCCACCTACATCTAGTTCTAGCAGTAGTGTTAATacaccatttttttttgctggACACACTGTTCTTGCAGTATTGTTGTTGGGTCTCATTGGAATTTCACAGTCTAGTTTATAa
- the LOC113550674 gene encoding membrane-bound alkaline phosphatase-like produces MWTSIVCYLVCALQVSAAATAQESDSKYWIENGKRMLEEKSKLQLRTNKAKNVIMFLGDGMSLTTLTAARIYKGQLQNISGESEHLSFEQFPFTGISKTYCVDNQVADSACSATAYLCGVKTNKGTIGVTSKVLLGDCPASVPEEHRVTSIMQWAQWAGKATGIVTTTRVTDASPAGTYAQTAHRDWESDLDMITKSNGTTNITLCTDIAKQLITNDPGRNFKVIMGGGRDNFLKKEVNSTGKRVDEDLVISWKNDKKTRFGDKIAKYLTTREELIKTDMSKTDFVLGLFHPSHMDYRLKSNFVTQPTLQEMTRNAIQLLQKEPNGYVLFVEGGLIDKAHHKTWAKIALDETLEFSKAISDVVALTSEDDTLIVVTSDHAHTMSMAGYPKRNANILGLTNELAMDNMTYTTLSYANGPKKSFTNDSTCHRVNVTSEDIKKIDFEYPSLIDRSSETHGGDDVMVFARGPMSHLFIGNYEQNQIALGIAMAAGISTDYPTSNTSNVVRLQFAGQAILSMSILISLVQILKYSS; encoded by the exons ATGTGGACATCTATCGTATGCTACTTAGTCTGTGCGCTACAGGTGTCTGCAGCCGCTACCGCTCAGGAATCAG ATTCTAAATACTGGATTGAAAATGGAAAACGAATGTTGGAAGAAAAGTCGAAATTACAATTACGAACAAACAAGgcgaaaaatgttataatgttcCTAGGAGACGGTATGTCATTAACCACGTTGACGGCTGCTCGGATATATAAAGGTCAGTTGCAGAACATATCAGGCGAAAGTGAACACTTGAGTTTTGAACAGTTTCCGTTCACCGGAATATCaaag ACGTATTGCGTTGACAATCAAGTGGCCGATTCAGCATGCTCCGCTACAGCATATTTGTGCGgtgttaaaactaataaaggcACTATTGGAGTAACGTCTAAAGTACTCTTAGGAGACTGTCCGGCATCGGTGCCTGAAGAGCACCGCGTGACTTCCATAATGCAATGGGCGCAATGGGCTGGCAAGGCAACCGGAATTGTTACCACGACCCGGGTTACCGATGCGTCTCCAGCAGGTACTTATGCACAAACAGCGCATCGGGACTGGGAATCTGATTTAGATATGATAACGAAATCCAATGGAACAACGAATATCACGCTTTGTACAGACATAGCTAAACAGCTTATAACAAATGATCCTGGTAGAAATTTCAaa GTTATCATGGGCGGTGGTcgtgataattttttgaagAAGGAAGTGAATTCCACAGGCAAAAGAGTTGACGAAGACTTGGTTATTAGTTGGAAGAACGACAAAAAAACTAGATTCGGTGATAAAATAGCTAAGTACTTGACGACTAGagaagaattaataaaaacagacATGTCCAAAACTGATTTTGTGTTAG GTCTTTTTCATCCGAGTCACATGGACTACagattaaaatctaattttgtgACGCAGCCCACGTTACAGGAAATGACCAGGAACGCTATTCAGTTGCTCCAGAAAGAACCTAATGGCTATGTTCTTTTTGTAGAAGGGGGGCTTATTGACAAAGCACATCATAAGACATGGGCAAAAATCGCACTAGATGAGACGTTAGAATTTTCAAAAGCCATATCAGACGTTGTGGCGTTGACAAGTGAAGATGACACATTAATCGTGGTAACTTCAGACCATGCGCATACCATGTCGATGGCTGGTTATCCTAAACGAAACGCTAATATTCTTGGTTTAACAAATGAACTTGCCATGGACAATATGACGTACACAACTCTGAGCTACGCCAATGGTCCAAAAAAATCCTTCACAAATGATAGCACGTGTCACAGGGTCAACGTGACTAGCGAAGATATAA aaaaaatcgattttgaatATCCAAGTCTAATCGATCGATCTAGTGAGACTCATGGAGGAGATGATGTAATGGTATTTGCGAGAGGTCCCATGTCTCATTTATTCATTGGGAACTACGAACAAAATCAAATTGCTCTAGGTATAGCTATGGCAGCTGGTATTTCCACAGATTATCCAACTTCTAACACCAGTAATGTTGTTCGATTGCAATTTGCTGGACAAGCAATTCTTAGCATGAGCATATTGATAAGTCTTGtgcaaattttaaagtatagctcatag